In the genome of Persephonella sp. KM09-Lau-8, one region contains:
- the mnmD gene encoding tRNA (5-methylaminomethyl-2-thiouridine)(34)-methyltransferase MnmD: MDSKIKTADGTETFINQEFNEAYHSTKAGAYTESLLKFVLPCRIDQLAKKQNQIDILDIGFGLGYNVAVAIEVATKNNPNIFLKIISVEKDKDIFSKIKQLELPPNLQNIYSQILSGQFNGDTYTARENNFELTILFGEARQVIKTIDHKFDAVFYDAFSPKVNTEMWTVELFKKVKDLMKENAILATYSASLAVRKGLIEAGFKIGLIEPVGRKSFSTVATINGDIPPLTEKEENRLKTSPYAVPYHDNQDLTLSREEIKSNWEKEVQRRLSNKYTKTMTN; encoded by the coding sequence ATGGACAGCAAAATAAAAACTGCTGACGGGACAGAAACATTTATAAACCAAGAGTTTAACGAGGCATATCACAGCACAAAGGCAGGAGCTTATACAGAAAGCCTTCTTAAATTTGTTCTTCCCTGCAGAATAGACCAGCTTGCAAAAAAACAAAATCAAATAGATATTCTGGACATAGGCTTTGGCTTAGGCTACAACGTTGCTGTTGCCATAGAAGTTGCCACAAAAAACAATCCTAATATTTTCCTTAAAATCATATCAGTTGAGAAAGACAAAGATATTTTCAGCAAAATAAAACAGCTTGAGCTTCCTCCTAATCTGCAAAATATATACTCCCAGATACTATCAGGACAATTTAATGGTGATACATACACAGCGAGAGAAAACAATTTTGAACTGACCATTTTATTTGGAGAAGCACGGCAGGTAATAAAAACAATAGATCACAAATTTGATGCAGTTTTTTATGATGCATTTTCCCCGAAAGTAAATACAGAAATGTGGACTGTTGAACTTTTTAAAAAGGTTAAAGACCTTATGAAAGAAAATGCTATTCTGGCTACTTACAGTGCTTCGCTTGCAGTAAGAAAGGGGTTAATAGAAGCAGGGTTCAAAATTGGACTAATTGAGCCTGTTGGAAGAAAAAGTTTTTCAACTGTTGCTACTATAAACGGAGATATTCCCCCTTTAACAGAAAAAGAAGAAAATAGGCTTAAAACATCTCCTTATGCAGTGCCTTACCATGATAATCAGGATTTAACCCTAAGCAGAGAAGAGATAAAATCAAACTGGGAAAAAGAAGTTCAGAGAAGACTATCAAATAAGTATACGAAAACCATGACAAATTAA